The following are encoded together in the Vibrio splendidus genome:
- a CDS encoding patatin-like phospholipase family protein, with protein MAKTVSLVLGSGGARGLVHVGIIRWLIEHGYQIKSISGCSIGALIGGVYAAGKLDEFEEWVTSIDQSDMAMMLDFSWQSSGIFKGDKIIDTLRGLIGEISIEDLPIPYTAVAANVAEEKEVWLQSGSLFDAIRASISLPLFFTPHVINGEVLIDGGVLNPVPIAPTFSDKTDFTLAVNLGGEPEMLQQETIPVSLPTKESNLHEKVVHFIDNLGSSVKSKMSFNFAAYDIANQAFDAMQSTIARQKLAAYPADITLEIPRNACGTLEFDRSQEMIDRGYHLAQAKLGNRL; from the coding sequence ATGGCAAAAACGGTCTCATTGGTACTTGGCAGTGGTGGCGCAAGAGGCTTGGTTCACGTTGGAATCATCCGTTGGTTAATTGAGCATGGCTATCAGATAAAATCCATCTCTGGCTGTTCAATTGGCGCACTTATCGGTGGTGTCTACGCTGCGGGTAAGTTGGATGAATTTGAAGAGTGGGTCACCAGTATCGACCAATCGGATATGGCGATGATGTTGGACTTTTCATGGCAATCGAGTGGTATCTTCAAAGGGGACAAGATCATCGACACACTGCGTGGATTGATCGGCGAGATTTCAATTGAAGATCTGCCTATCCCTTATACCGCAGTTGCTGCCAACGTCGCCGAAGAAAAAGAGGTTTGGCTGCAATCAGGTTCTCTGTTTGATGCCATTCGCGCCTCTATCTCTTTACCACTGTTCTTCACTCCACATGTCATTAATGGCGAAGTGCTGATTGATGGCGGAGTGCTCAATCCTGTACCGATTGCGCCTACCTTTAGTGATAAGACAGACTTTACTCTGGCTGTGAACTTAGGTGGTGAACCTGAGATGCTTCAACAGGAAACGATACCGGTTTCCCTACCTACAAAAGAGAGCAATCTGCATGAGAAGGTTGTTCACTTTATCGATAATCTTGGTAGCAGTGTAAAAAGTAAAATGAGCTTCAATTTTGCTGCCTACGACATTGCCAACCAAGCGTTTGATGCGATGCAATCGACCATTGCTCGCCAGAAACTGGCCGCTTATCCCGCCGATATTACGCTTGAGATCCCACGTAATGCTTGTGGCACCTTAGAGTTTGATCGTTCACAAGAGATGATAGACAGAGGCTACCATTTGGCACAGGCTAAACTGGGCAACCGGCTTTAA
- the ribB gene encoding 3,4-dihydroxy-2-butanone-4-phosphate synthase → MESTSLLEEFGNPLQRVERAIEALKHGNGILLMDDENRENEGDLIFSAQYLTEQQMALMIRECSGIVCLCLTQERANWLELPPMVEDNRSKNQTAFTVSIEAKEGVTTGVSAKDRVTTVKTAIHFDAQPEDLARPGHVFPLVAKSNGVLSRRGHTEGTVDLMQLANLVPSGVLCELTNLDGTMAKLPETIVFAKRHKMPVLTIEDIVEYRKDITLRKKYQKPSEIVELNLA, encoded by the coding sequence ATGGAGTCTACGTCACTTTTAGAAGAGTTTGGTAATCCTCTGCAAAGAGTCGAACGGGCTATTGAGGCGCTTAAACATGGCAATGGTATCTTATTGATGGATGATGAGAACCGCGAAAATGAAGGTGACTTGATCTTTTCTGCTCAATACCTGACAGAGCAACAAATGGCGCTGATGATCAGAGAATGTAGTGGAATCGTATGTTTGTGCTTAACTCAAGAGCGAGCGAACTGGTTGGAATTGCCTCCTATGGTGGAAGATAACCGAAGTAAAAACCAAACGGCTTTTACGGTGTCAATCGAAGCTAAAGAGGGGGTTACAACAGGAGTATCAGCAAAAGACCGTGTGACAACAGTAAAAACAGCGATCCATTTTGATGCTCAACCGGAAGATCTTGCGAGACCGGGGCACGTTTTTCCTTTGGTTGCCAAAAGCAATGGCGTACTGAGCCGTCGAGGTCATACGGAAGGGACTGTTGACTTAATGCAGCTCGCTAACCTTGTCCCATCAGGTGTGCTTTGTGAACTTACCAACCTGGATGGCACTATGGCAAAACTTCCTGAAACCATTGTGTTTGCGAAACGTCATAAGATGCCCGTTCTGACGATAGAAGACATTGTTGAATATCGAAAGGACATAACGCTACGAAAAAAGTATCAAAAGCCTAGTGAGATAGTGGAGCTTAATTTGGCTTAA
- the luxE gene encoding long-chain-fatty-acid--protein ligase LuxE: protein MDVLSAVKQENIAASTEIDDLIFMGTPHQWPLQQQKQLTSRFVKEAYRYHYQNNEDYRHFCQTLGVKEDVSDLNDIPVFPTSIFKLRALLTVEDADVENRFTSSGTSGIKSIVARDRLSIERLLGSVNFGMNYVGDWFDHQMELVNLGPDRFNANNIWFKYVMSLVELLYPTAFTVNEDEIDFEATLKNMERIKKKGKTICLIGPPYFIYLLCHFMRKQGREFNGGSDLYIITGGGWKKHQDQSLDREAFNQLLLETFDLDSSQQIRDTFNQVELNTCFFEDKEHKKRVPPWVFARALDPITLKPLPNGEPGLMSYMDASAVSYPCFLVTDDIGIVREEEGERPGTTVEIVRRVNTRGLKGCALSLSQAITTKNLKG, encoded by the coding sequence ATGGACGTACTTTCAGCGGTCAAGCAGGAAAATATCGCGGCGAGCACAGAAATCGATGACTTGATTTTTATGGGCACACCACACCAGTGGCCTTTGCAACAACAGAAGCAATTGACTTCCCGTTTCGTTAAAGAGGCGTATCGGTATCATTACCAGAATAACGAGGATTATCGTCATTTCTGCCAAACATTAGGTGTGAAAGAGGACGTATCCGACCTCAACGATATCCCCGTTTTTCCAACTTCAATCTTCAAACTAAGAGCGTTACTGACAGTCGAAGACGCTGACGTTGAAAATCGATTCACAAGCAGCGGCACTAGTGGAATAAAAAGCATAGTTGCTAGAGACCGACTGAGCATCGAGCGCCTGCTTGGTTCAGTCAATTTCGGCATGAATTATGTCGGTGATTGGTTTGATCATCAAATGGAGTTGGTCAATTTAGGCCCGGACCGCTTTAACGCCAATAACATTTGGTTCAAATATGTGATGAGCTTGGTCGAGCTGCTTTATCCAACAGCTTTTACCGTGAACGAAGATGAAATCGATTTTGAAGCAACGTTAAAAAACATGGAGAGGATTAAGAAAAAGGGTAAAACCATTTGTCTTATTGGCCCTCCTTATTTCATCTACCTGCTTTGTCATTTCATGCGTAAACAAGGGCGAGAGTTCAATGGTGGCAGCGATCTTTACATAATTACGGGTGGAGGCTGGAAGAAGCATCAAGACCAATCTCTCGATCGAGAGGCTTTCAATCAACTTCTGCTTGAAACATTTGACTTAGACAGTTCCCAACAGATCCGAGATACCTTCAACCAAGTGGAGTTGAATACTTGCTTTTTCGAAGATAAAGAACATAAAAAAAGAGTACCACCTTGGGTGTTTGCGAGAGCTTTGGATCCCATCACTCTTAAACCTTTGCCAAATGGGGAGCCGGGGCTAATGAGCTATATGGATGCGTCGGCGGTGAGTTATCCCTGTTTCTTGGTCACCGATGATATTGGCATCGTGAGAGAGGAAGAGGGGGAAAGACCTGGGACAACGGTCGAGATCGTTAGACGGGTAAATACGAGAGGGCTAAAAGGGTGCGCACTGAGTTTGTCTCAAGCGATTACGACTAAGAATCTGAAGGGGTGA
- the luxG gene encoding flavin mononucleotide reductase LuxG: MLCTVEKIEPLTSFISRVVLRPDQPFDFRAGQYINLSLNCGGVPLSIASCPTEGEFLELHIGGSELRNKNTLVMEELTNAWLSGQKIEVSEPRGDAWLRSKSAKSLLLIAGGTGMSYAMSILRNSLQHGFTQPIYVYWGAKDMNNLYVHDELVDIALKNRNVRYVPITEVPSSPQYSKRGQVLECVMNDFGNLSEFDIYLCGPGKMVESARTEFCKEKGVELDQLYSDAFAYL; encoded by the coding sequence ATGTTATGTACGGTAGAAAAAATAGAACCACTTACCAGCTTTATATCCCGTGTAGTATTGAGACCAGATCAACCATTTGATTTTAGAGCAGGGCAATACATCAATCTCAGCTTAAATTGTGGCGGAGTTCCGCTTTCCATTGCTTCTTGCCCTACTGAAGGTGAGTTTTTAGAGCTTCATATTGGTGGCTCAGAGCTGCGTAATAAAAATACCCTTGTTATGGAAGAGCTGACCAATGCTTGGCTCAGTGGCCAAAAAATTGAAGTGAGTGAACCGAGAGGTGACGCTTGGCTCCGCAGTAAGAGCGCAAAATCTCTATTACTCATAGCCGGTGGTACTGGTATGTCATATGCGATGAGTATTTTGAGAAACAGTTTACAACATGGTTTTACACAACCGATTTACGTCTATTGGGGTGCAAAAGATATGAATAACTTGTACGTGCATGATGAGTTGGTTGATATTGCCTTGAAAAACAGAAATGTTCGTTACGTACCTATTACGGAGGTCCCAAGCTCCCCCCAATATTCGAAGCGTGGGCAGGTTCTAGAGTGTGTGATGAATGATTTCGGGAACTTATCTGAATTCGATATCTATTTATGCGGCCCTGGCAAAATGGTTGAGTCCGCTCGGACAGAATTTTGTAAAGAGAAAGGTGTAGAGCTAGATCAACTTTATTCCGATGCATTCGCTTATTTATAA
- a CDS encoding IS3 family transposase (programmed frameshift) — translation MTIPNKHYVKRTQRDYTLGFKLQVVDAIEKGDMTYKQAQSIYGIQGRSTVLTWLRKHGKMDWTTNPRKNTMPKSPRANETPAQKIKRLEQELEDERLRCLLLNRVVDILDAEHGMSLRKKYIAKGARSLQKEKKVSLSKACSLLNISRQCVYQREKRETTRQAELAPVKGMVLELRRFMPRLGARKLYFLLKPKLIAKGIKLGRDALFNYLREERLLVKPKRSYTKTTNSRHWMKKHPNLLKEVVPSKPEEVLVSDITYVQSNEGVHYLSLVTDAFSRKIMGYEVSNEMKASDVVKALDMTVKTRCYCHATIHHSDRGLQYCSNLYQEKLKKHGITPSMTDGYDCYQNALAERVNGILKQEFLLTQCKDLRELKTLVEESIYTYNEMRPHLSLGMNTPNKMHEKSQQLALLAN, via the exons ATGACCATTCCAAATAAACACTACGTTAAGCGCACTCAGCGTGATTACACACTAGGCTTTAAATTGCAGGTTGTAGACGCCATCGAAAAAGGCGACATGACCTATAAACAAGCCCAATCAATTTACGGCATACAAGGTCGTTCGACTGTTCTTACTTGGTTAAGAAAGCATGGCAAAATGGATTGGACTACCAACCCAAGGAAGAACACGATGCCTAAATCACCGAGAGCGAATGAAACGCCTGCCCAAAAAATAAAACGACTTGAACAAGAGCTCGAAGATGAACGTCTCAGATGCCTTCTTCTCAATAGGGTTGTTGATATTCTTGATGCTGAGCACGGGATGTCGCTAAGAAAAAAGTATATAGCGAAGG GAGCAAGAAGCCTTCAAAAAGAGAAGAAAGTAAGCTTAAGTAAAGCTTGTTCATTGCTCAATATATCTCGTCAGTGTGTCTATCAGAGAGAAAAGCGTGAGACCACTCGTCAGGCTGAGCTTGCTCCTGTGAAAGGGATGGTGCTTGAGCTAAGACGATTCATGCCTCGGCTGGGAGCTCGTAAGCTCTATTTCTTACTGAAGCCGAAGTTGATAGCTAAGGGAATAAAACTTGGCCGTGATGCTTTGTTTAATTACCTCAGAGAAGAGCGCTTACTCGTTAAGCCGAAACGAAGTTACACCAAAACAACGAACAGCAGACACTGGATGAAAAAACATCCGAACTTGCTAAAAGAAGTCGTTCCGTCAAAACCAGAAGAAGTTCTGGTGAGCGACATCACTTATGTTCAGTCAAACGAGGGCGTTCACTACTTGTCATTGGTTACCGATGCCTTCAGCCGTAAAATCATGGGGTATGAAGTTAGCAATGAAATGAAAGCGAGCGATGTTGTGAAGGCTTTAGATATGACGGTAAAAACTCGATGTTATTGTCATGCGACAATCCATCACTCAGATAGAGGGCTTCAGTATTGCTCAAACCTCTATCAAGAGAAACTTAAAAAGCATGGTATAACTCCATCAATGACGGATGGTTATGACTGTTACCAAAACGCGTTAGCTGAGCGGGTCAATGGTATCCTCAAGCAAGAGTTCTTGCTTACTCAGTGCAAAGATCTTCGCGAGTTGAAAACACTTGTTGAAGAGTCAATATATACGTACAACGAAATGAGGCCACATCTCAGCCTAGGTATGAATACGCCAAATAAGATGCATGAAAAAAGCCAGCAACTTGCGTTACTGGCTAACTAA
- the folM gene encoding dihydromonapterin reductase: MSETILITGVGKRLGFALAQQLLTDGYSVVGTYRSDYPQLQLLRDSGADLQQVDFYQQSSLEGFLHYVGQEYKTLRAIIHNASDWKPENKTNPSDNASQIMHQMMTIHATVPYLFNLTLKDQLMSGDKTSDIIHISDYVAEKGSKKHIAYAASKAALNNLTLSFSAMLAPKVKVNTLSPAMIKFNEHDDEAYKTKALKKALIPTEAGFEEIIDGIKFVLASHYMTGRTLHLDGGRHLK; this comes from the coding sequence ATGAGTGAAACGATATTAATAACCGGCGTGGGAAAGCGACTCGGATTCGCACTGGCGCAGCAACTTTTAACGGATGGATACAGCGTGGTTGGCACCTACCGCAGCGACTATCCTCAACTGCAACTGTTGCGCGATAGTGGAGCCGACTTGCAGCAGGTAGACTTTTATCAACAAAGCAGCCTAGAGGGCTTTCTTCATTACGTTGGTCAAGAATATAAGACACTTCGAGCCATCATACACAACGCTTCAGACTGGAAGCCTGAGAACAAGACAAACCCCAGTGATAATGCCTCACAAATCATGCACCAGATGATGACGATTCACGCCACCGTGCCTTATCTGTTCAATTTAACGCTCAAAGACCAACTGATGTCTGGCGATAAAACGTCAGACATCATCCACATCAGTGATTACGTTGCTGAAAAAGGCAGTAAAAAACACATCGCTTACGCGGCCAGTAAAGCTGCACTCAACAACCTGACGCTATCGTTTTCAGCAATGTTAGCTCCCAAGGTAAAAGTAAATACCCTCTCTCCAGCCATGATTAAGTTCAATGAACATGACGATGAGGCATACAAAACCAAAGCTCTGAAAAAAGCTCTGATCCCGACAGAAGCGGGCTTTGAGGAAATAATAGATGGCATCAAGTTTGTGTTGGCCAGTCACTACATGACAGGACGAACCTTACACCTTGATGGCGGCAGGCATTTGAAGTGA
- a CDS encoding DUF3360 domain-containing protein, with protein sequence MSTTLESAHIQTEKPQANEDELTYEQQHKPRSEFDSREQYLEHELQIMSPKRWRPNLPFKDYRFEIEDTIPAMAATIGKVVMVGAIAATFAGALGLNEDFILENVRYELLIASVFIIIFSGFLLPTANLAGTHGPLIPLIPIVVAAGGHPMAFGLLIGAFGLILAISKGGSMLANLTSKGVCGGLLLYLGFVGTASQVKKLFAWAEGIGMSHIAFVVIFCTIILYALLEHFRKRWLAVPLSCLLGGTIAFAMGAPFAFHTEPGLPNMNPMYWWGEDTGWMLGLPTIEHFMVVLPFAILAVAMWSPDFLGHQVFQKISYPERTEKVHMNIDDTMTTASIRQTFGSLLGGTNFTSSWGTYIVPAAIAKRPIPAGALLTALFCIIAAVWGYPMDLAIWQPVLCVALIVGVFVPLLEAGMEMTREGKTTQSAAIVVFSSALVNPAFGWALTMLLDNLGLVGCKERSSELSKMSRWVLPGIMFIVLSGVMALVGLLPGIPAIIPSFR encoded by the coding sequence ATGAGCACTACTTTAGAGTCCGCACATATACAAACAGAGAAGCCTCAAGCCAATGAGGATGAACTCACCTATGAACAACAACATAAACCAAGATCGGAATTTGATTCCCGAGAACAGTATCTAGAACACGAATTGCAAATCATGTCGCCTAAGCGCTGGCGTCCAAATTTGCCGTTTAAAGATTATCGATTTGAGATAGAAGACACCATCCCAGCGATGGCGGCGACCATTGGTAAAGTGGTTATGGTGGGCGCTATTGCAGCCACCTTTGCTGGGGCTCTCGGATTAAATGAAGACTTCATTCTAGAAAACGTTCGTTATGAACTCCTCATCGCCTCTGTTTTCATTATTATTTTCTCTGGTTTTTTATTGCCGACCGCGAACCTCGCAGGTACACATGGTCCACTTATCCCTTTAATTCCAATTGTGGTTGCAGCAGGCGGACACCCTATGGCGTTTGGGTTGCTGATTGGCGCTTTTGGCCTAATCTTAGCCATCAGTAAAGGTGGCAGTATGTTGGCCAACCTCACCAGTAAAGGTGTATGTGGCGGCCTATTGCTCTACCTTGGCTTTGTTGGAACCGCCTCTCAAGTGAAAAAGCTGTTCGCTTGGGCTGAAGGAATTGGCATGAGCCATATCGCGTTTGTCGTGATCTTCTGCACCATTATCTTGTACGCGCTATTGGAACACTTCCGTAAACGTTGGTTAGCAGTACCTCTTAGTTGCTTACTAGGTGGTACGATTGCATTTGCCATGGGTGCGCCATTTGCTTTCCATACTGAGCCAGGCTTGCCTAACATGAACCCTATGTATTGGTGGGGAGAAGATACTGGTTGGATGCTAGGCCTACCGACGATTGAACATTTCATGGTGGTATTGCCGTTTGCGATTCTAGCCGTAGCAATGTGGTCACCAGATTTCTTAGGGCATCAAGTATTTCAAAAGATCAGCTACCCAGAACGTACCGAAAAAGTACACATGAACATTGACGACACCATGACCACGGCTTCAATTCGTCAAACGTTCGGTTCTCTGCTCGGTGGTACTAATTTTACGTCTTCATGGGGTACTTATATCGTACCGGCGGCGATTGCTAAACGCCCTATTCCTGCCGGCGCATTGCTCACAGCTCTGTTCTGTATCATCGCCGCAGTTTGGGGTTACCCGATGGATTTAGCTATCTGGCAACCGGTACTTTGTGTTGCGCTAATTGTTGGGGTATTTGTGCCATTGCTAGAAGCTGGAATGGAAATGACGCGTGAAGGGAAAACCACACAATCAGCAGCGATTGTTGTATTTTCTTCAGCGCTCGTTAACCCTGCATTTGGTTGGGCTCTCACCATGCTGTTGGATAACTTAGGCTTAGTCGGTTGTAAAGAACGTAGTAGTGAGCTTAGTAAAATGAGCCGTTGGGTGTTGCCTGGCATTATGTTTATTGTGCTAAGTGGCGTAATGGCGTTGGTTGGTCTTCTACCGGGTATTCCGGCGATTATCCCAAGCTTCCGTTAA
- the luxA gene encoding luciferase subunit alpha: MKFGNFLLTYQPPELDQAQVMKRLVNLGKASESCGFDTAWLLEHHFTEFGLLGNPYVAAANLLGATENLNVGTAAIVLPTAHPVRQAEDVNLLDQMSKGRFRFGICRGLYDKDFRVFGTDMDNSRALMDCWYDLMKEGFEEGYMAADNEHIKFPRVQLNPAAHTKGGAPVYVVAESASTTEWAAQRGLPMILSWIINTHEKKAQLDLYNEIAAEHGYDVTQIDHCLSYITSVDHDSERAKEVCRNFLAHWYDSYVNATTIFDDSNQIKGYDFNKGQWRDFVLKGHKDTNRRIDYSYEINPVGTPEECIAIIQQDIDATGINNICCGFEANGSEEEIIASMTLFQSDVMPYLKEKQ, from the coding sequence ATGAAATTTGGAAATTTCCTTCTCACTTATCAACCACCTGAGTTAGATCAGGCACAAGTGATGAAGCGATTGGTTAACCTTGGCAAAGCCTCTGAAAGTTGTGGCTTCGATACCGCTTGGTTATTAGAGCATCACTTTACTGAGTTCGGTTTACTGGGTAACCCATATGTGGCCGCTGCGAACTTACTGGGTGCGACAGAAAACCTTAATGTTGGTACCGCTGCGATTGTGTTACCAACGGCGCACCCTGTCCGACAAGCTGAAGATGTTAACTTGCTTGATCAAATGTCGAAAGGGCGATTCCGCTTTGGTATTTGTCGCGGGTTGTATGATAAGGACTTCCGAGTGTTTGGGACTGATATGGATAACAGCCGTGCACTGATGGATTGTTGGTATGACTTGATGAAAGAAGGCTTTGAAGAAGGTTACATGGCCGCAGATAACGAGCATATTAAATTTCCTAGAGTACAGTTGAACCCTGCAGCACACACCAAAGGCGGCGCACCTGTTTATGTGGTTGCTGAATCAGCGTCCACAACGGAATGGGCCGCACAGCGTGGCCTGCCAATGATCTTAAGTTGGATCATCAATACACATGAAAAGAAAGCTCAGCTCGATCTTTACAATGAAATCGCGGCGGAACATGGCTACGACGTCACCCAAATTGACCACTGCCTATCTTACATTACTTCAGTCGACCATGACTCTGAGAGAGCTAAAGAAGTTTGCCGAAACTTCCTTGCCCATTGGTACGACTCTTACGTGAATGCCACCACTATTTTTGATGATTCTAACCAGATCAAAGGCTATGACTTTAACAAAGGCCAATGGCGTGACTTTGTTTTGAAAGGTCATAAGGACACCAATCGTCGCATTGATTACAGCTACGAAATCAATCCAGTGGGCACGCCTGAAGAGTGTATCGCGATCATCCAGCAGGATATCGATGCAACAGGTATCAACAATATTTGCTGTGGTTTTGAAGCTAACGGTTCAGAAGAAGAAATCATCGCATCCATGACGCTGTTTCAATCTGATGTGATGCCATATCTCAAAGAGAAACAATAA
- the folE gene encoding GTP cyclohydrolase I FolE has protein sequence MLNTEAEKVREALLAKGLETPMTPSEMNPNQKYNRIKGLLTEVVSTLGLDLTDDSLAETPHRIAKMYVHEIFSGLDYDNFPKISVIENKMSVDEMVKVSNIDLTSTCEHHFITIDGLAEVAYIPESKILGLSKINRIVRFFAQRPQVQERLTQQILVAIQTLVETENVAVTIKATHYCVKSRGVMDANSETSTTALGGIFKTNPQTRAEFLR, from the coding sequence ATGCTGAATACAGAAGCTGAAAAAGTAAGAGAAGCTTTGCTCGCAAAAGGACTTGAAACCCCAATGACACCGAGCGAAATGAATCCCAACCAGAAGTACAACCGCATAAAAGGTCTGTTAACGGAAGTGGTCAGTACGCTTGGGCTGGATTTAACCGACGACAGCCTCGCTGAAACACCCCATCGTATTGCAAAGATGTACGTCCACGAGATATTTTCAGGGCTCGATTACGATAACTTCCCAAAAATCAGTGTGATAGAAAACAAAATGTCGGTTGATGAAATGGTCAAGGTGTCGAACATAGACTTAACGTCGACGTGCGAACATCACTTCATTACCATCGATGGTTTAGCAGAAGTGGCCTATATCCCTGAAAGCAAGATACTCGGGTTGTCTAAAATAAATCGTATTGTTCGATTCTTTGCTCAGCGTCCTCAAGTGCAAGAACGCCTTACTCAGCAAATCCTGGTCGCGATACAGACTCTAGTCGAAACAGAAAATGTGGCCGTGACAATTAAAGCCACTCACTATTGCGTTAAATCCAGAGGCGTCATGGATGCAAACTCTGAAACCTCAACAACCGCGCTCGGTGGTATTTTCAAAACTAACCCTCAAACCAGAGCTGAGTTTTTACGATGA
- the luxB gene encoding luciferase subunit beta, translating into MKFGLFFLNFLNSKQSSDQVIEEMLDTAHYADQLSFDTVAVYENHFSNQGTVGAPLTVAGFLLGMTQNLKVASLNHVITTHHPVRVAEEACLLDQMSEGRFVFGFSDCEKSTDMRFFNRPTNAQFQVFDACYEIINDAFSTGYCHPDNDFFSFPKISVNPHAYTEGGPAQFVNATSKEVVEWAAKRALALVFKWDDSNAQRQEYAMLYNDVANEHGVDIAKVRHKLTLLVNQNLDGDQARAETHEYLAEYVRESYPNSDFSTKMSELLSESAIGTYEESTQAARIAIECCGASDVLMSFESIADKAQQRAVIDIVNVNIMKYHS; encoded by the coding sequence ATGAAATTTGGATTATTCTTCCTCAATTTTTTGAACTCAAAACAATCTTCAGATCAAGTCATTGAAGAGATGTTAGATACTGCTCATTACGCTGACCAACTGAGTTTTGATACCGTCGCTGTGTATGAAAACCATTTCTCGAATCAAGGCACAGTAGGTGCGCCATTGACGGTAGCGGGCTTTTTACTTGGTATGACTCAAAATCTCAAAGTTGCTTCTTTGAATCATGTTATTACCACCCATCATCCGGTTCGCGTTGCTGAAGAAGCTTGCCTGCTTGACCAGATGAGTGAAGGGCGCTTTGTTTTTGGTTTTAGTGATTGTGAAAAAAGTACGGATATGCGCTTCTTTAATCGTCCGACTAATGCGCAATTTCAGGTATTTGATGCATGTTATGAAATTATCAATGACGCTTTTTCAACGGGTTACTGCCACCCTGATAACGACTTTTTCAGTTTTCCAAAGATTTCTGTAAATCCACATGCTTATACCGAAGGTGGTCCCGCTCAGTTTGTGAATGCTACCAGTAAAGAAGTGGTCGAATGGGCAGCGAAGCGAGCTCTTGCTCTTGTGTTTAAGTGGGATGACTCCAATGCGCAGCGCCAAGAATACGCGATGCTCTACAACGATGTTGCTAACGAGCACGGTGTAGATATAGCGAAAGTGCGCCATAAGCTGACTCTTTTAGTCAACCAGAATCTTGATGGCGACCAAGCAAGAGCAGAAACGCATGAGTACTTAGCAGAGTATGTTCGCGAGTCTTACCCAAATAGTGACTTCTCTACAAAAATGTCCGAATTGTTGTCTGAAAGTGCAATTGGTACTTATGAAGAAAGTACTCAAGCAGCACGTATCGCAATCGAGTGCTGTGGTGCTTCTGATGTTTTGATGTCATTTGAGTCGATTGCAGATAAGGCTCAACAGAGAGCTGTGATCGATATCGTGAATGTCAACATTATGAAATACCACTCTTAA
- a CDS encoding acyl transferase: protein MKSQCKTISHVLSVNDGQNIHIWETPPNKSAPSKNNTILIASGFARRMDHFAGLAEYLSENGFHVFRYDSLHHVGLSSGTIDEFTMTTGKNSLCTVYHWLQQKGISNIGLIAASLSARVAYEVVADLELSFLITAVGVVNLRDTLEKALGFDYLSLPIDELPNDLDFEGHKLGSEVFVRDCFEHHWDTLESTLAKVSNTSVPLIAFTANNDDWVEQDEVYGMLGQISSGNCKLYSLLGSSHDLGENLVVLRNFYQSVTKAAIAMDDGSLEIDVDFVEPDFEQLTIATVNERRLKAEIESRMLEMA, encoded by the coding sequence ATGAAAAGTCAATGTAAGACTATTTCTCACGTGCTAAGCGTGAATGATGGTCAGAATATTCATATCTGGGAAACACCTCCGAATAAAAGTGCTCCCTCTAAAAACAATACCATTCTTATTGCTTCTGGGTTCGCTCGGAGAATGGATCACTTTGCTGGTCTCGCAGAATACTTGTCTGAAAATGGGTTCCATGTATTTCGTTATGACTCGCTCCATCACGTCGGTTTGAGCTCAGGCACTATCGATGAATTTACGATGACCACTGGAAAAAACAGTTTATGCACGGTTTATCACTGGCTACAACAAAAGGGCATCTCGAACATCGGGCTCATTGCGGCAAGTTTGTCGGCTCGTGTGGCTTATGAGGTTGTTGCTGATCTGGAATTATCTTTCCTCATTACTGCTGTTGGTGTCGTAAATCTGCGTGACACGCTGGAAAAAGCACTTGGGTTTGATTATCTCAGTTTACCGATCGATGAGTTGCCAAACGACCTTGACTTCGAAGGGCACAAGCTTGGTTCTGAAGTGTTTGTTCGAGACTGTTTTGAGCATCATTGGGATACTTTGGAATCTACGCTTGCCAAGGTCTCTAATACCTCTGTTCCATTAATTGCATTTACCGCCAACAACGATGATTGGGTAGAGCAAGATGAAGTCTACGGAATGCTCGGACAAATCAGCAGCGGCAATTGCAAACTTTACTCCTTGCTTGGGAGCTCTCACGACTTGGGTGAGAATTTAGTTGTCTTACGTAACTTTTATCAATCTGTGACGAAAGCAGCGATCGCAATGGATGACGGCAGTCTCGAAATCGATGTTGATTTTGTCGAGCCCGATTTTGAGCAGCTCACCATCGCGACGGTCAATGAGCGTCGTCTAAAAGCAGAAATCGAAAGCCGCATGCTAGAAATGGCTTAA